The proteins below are encoded in one region of Methanobrevibacter millerae:
- a CDS encoding DNA-binding protein: MADNLEYVCKECGFNWITLNGEHEMCPKCHSTTIEYVGEVKDLDIDSILNHNKRMGGCCGSARGRGPLTCGKPYPDHHDSNIPHDPEKCCGHRVC, encoded by the coding sequence ATGGCTGATAATTTAGAATATGTCTGTAAAGAATGCGGTTTCAATTGGATAACCTTGAATGGCGAACACGAAATGTGTCCAAAATGTCACAGCACAACCATTGAATATGTTGGTGAAGTAAAAGATTTGGATATTGATTCAATACTAAATCACAACAAAAGAATGGGAGGATGCTGCGGATCTGCACGTGGAAGAGGGCCGTTAACTTGTGGAAAACCATACCCTGACCATCATGACTCAAATATCCCACATGACCCTGAAAAATGTTGCGGACATAGAGTATGCTAA